A part of Prolixibacteraceae bacterium genomic DNA contains:
- a CDS encoding TolC family protein: MKKIVIICLWFLPCLLSAQERWDLKACISYGLKHNAQVMCSSLDVEARRADLRMSKEALLPNIYGFADMRSNYGRSIDGKTNQLSNIHNYSSNANISTSVVLFEGFTRVNEIAYHRYNVLQGNDEKRLAENSTVSTIIKAYYQLLLASEMKTMAQKQRDIGYRLHRDMQQFVKVGRESKVKEQKLYAQYLSDKSKYIKASSDEQMARNQLNHVLSLDVPIKLDTTLTFNTPLFTLDSLVSPSMNLADLSSCSHQIDKDTKRLKMIRGKRLPTLTLGAYYATNYYLSNKDGVRNDPFIDQINNNQNQQIYLKLSIPIYDNGRHRRNIRKARIQLSMDKVLLKEKERIVHQMIQDTWVQLNSAKERYSASKALYDHSSMALERVQKELKVGMVNPQDVALVRQQFSESWYEMLQAKYEMDIQRLLLRYYELGDWSFIKK; this comes from the coding sequence ATGAAAAAGATCGTTATTATATGTTTATGGTTTCTGCCGTGTCTCTTATCAGCTCAAGAGAGATGGGATTTGAAAGCGTGTATCTCTTATGGGTTAAAACACAATGCGCAAGTGATGTGTAGCTCCTTAGATGTGGAGGCCCGACGAGCCGACCTAAGGATGAGCAAAGAGGCACTATTACCTAATATATATGGGTTTGCCGATATGCGATCTAACTATGGACGGAGTATTGATGGCAAGACCAACCAACTAAGTAATATACACAACTACAGTAGCAATGCGAATATTTCGACCAGTGTGGTGCTGTTCGAAGGGTTCACCAGAGTTAATGAGATTGCTTACCATCGTTATAATGTGTTACAAGGTAATGATGAAAAGAGACTCGCCGAAAACAGTACGGTGTCTACCATTATCAAGGCATATTATCAATTGCTCTTGGCTTCCGAAATGAAGACGATGGCACAGAAACAGAGAGATATTGGCTATCGACTACACCGTGATATGCAACAGTTTGTTAAAGTAGGACGTGAGTCAAAAGTAAAAGAGCAGAAGCTGTATGCACAATACCTATCTGATAAAAGTAAGTATATCAAAGCTTCTTCAGATGAACAGATGGCACGAAACCAGTTGAACCATGTGCTTTCACTAGATGTGCCTATAAAATTAGATACGACGTTAACCTTTAATACCCCCTTATTTACATTGGATAGTTTGGTCTCTCCATCGATGAACTTAGCCGACTTGAGTAGCTGTTCTCATCAGATTGATAAAGATACGAAACGTCTTAAGATGATAAGAGGAAAACGATTGCCTACTCTTACGCTTGGTGCCTATTATGCAACCAACTACTATTTGTCGAATAAAGATGGCGTAAGAAATGATCCTTTTATCGATCAGATAAATAACAATCAAAACCAACAGATATACTTAAAGTTATCCATCCCTATATATGATAATGGACGACATCGTCGAAATATACGAAAAGCTCGTATTCAATTGTCAATGGATAAGGTGCTGTTGAAGGAGAAAGAGCGAATCGTTCACCAGATGATCCAAGATACTTGGGTGCAATTAAATAGTGCCAAAGAGCGATATAGCGCATCCAAAGCACTATATGATCACAGTTCCATGGCACTAGAACGTGTCCAAAAAGAGCTAAAGGTGGGAATGGTTAACCCGCAAGATGTAGCACTGGTGAGACAGCAGTTCTCTGAAAGCTGGTATGAGATGTTACAAGCTAAATATGAGATGGATATTCAACGACTGCTTTTGAGATATTATGAGTTAGGGGACTGGAGTTTTATTAAAAAATAG
- a CDS encoding sigma-54 dependent transcriptional regulator — protein sequence MKKGNILIIDDNQSILTTLELLLCGEFHQVLTLKNPNLILQQIQEHQIDVVLLDMNFDAGINTGNEGIYWLSQITQNHPHVSVIMITAFGDIDLAVKTVKNGAFDFILKPWNNQKIITTIHAALKMSLSHQENRKLKSKTDKLQNLLHTPDVEIIGTSPAIKEVMAIAEKVAATHANVLITGENGTGKEVFAEYIHQMSHRKEELLVTVDMGAIAATLFESELFGHSKGAFTGANEERIGKFQAANKGTLFLDELGNLPLDLQSKLLSALQTRTVTKLGSNRAESFDVRLVCATNMNIQEMIQNGQFREDLYYRVNTIQIELPPLRRRGHDIILLANHFLKQYGKRYNKPSLHLSTKVQKEMLEYTWPGNIRELRHCMEKATILTDSACIESLNLTNAQASAPLELLDLDLHEMEKKLISQHLQAAEGNLSRVASKLGITRQTLYNKLKKHNL from the coding sequence ATGAAAAAAGGAAATATTCTTATTATAGATGACAATCAAAGTATTCTCACCACGCTAGAGTTACTTTTATGTGGTGAATTCCATCAGGTATTGACACTAAAGAATCCTAACTTGATATTACAACAGATCCAAGAGCATCAGATTGATGTCGTTCTTCTGGATATGAATTTCGATGCTGGAATCAATACAGGCAATGAGGGGATCTACTGGTTAAGTCAAATCACACAAAACCATCCACATGTGAGTGTCATTATGATTACGGCTTTTGGAGATATTGACCTGGCAGTCAAGACGGTAAAAAATGGGGCTTTTGACTTTATTCTTAAACCATGGAATAACCAAAAGATCATCACTACAATACATGCTGCGCTAAAGATGAGCCTTAGCCATCAAGAGAACCGAAAACTAAAGAGTAAGACCGACAAACTGCAGAACTTACTACACACCCCAGATGTCGAGATCATTGGCACTTCGCCTGCCATTAAGGAGGTGATGGCTATTGCAGAGAAGGTAGCTGCAACCCATGCCAATGTACTGATTACGGGAGAGAATGGAACGGGAAAAGAGGTATTCGCCGAATATATTCATCAGATGTCCCATCGAAAAGAGGAACTACTCGTCACCGTCGATATGGGAGCGATAGCCGCAACGCTCTTTGAGAGCGAACTATTTGGACATTCCAAAGGTGCCTTCACAGGAGCCAATGAAGAGCGCATTGGTAAGTTTCAAGCGGCCAATAAGGGAACTCTCTTTTTAGATGAGTTAGGCAACCTTCCTTTGGACCTACAATCGAAACTACTGTCTGCGTTACAAACACGTACAGTAACCAAACTGGGAAGTAATCGTGCCGAAAGCTTTGATGTGCGACTTGTCTGTGCTACCAATATGAACATACAAGAGATGATTCAGAATGGACAGTTTCGCGAAGATCTATACTATCGTGTAAATACCATTCAAATAGAGCTTCCTCCACTACGAAGACGTGGTCATGACATCATTCTTCTAGCCAACCACTTCCTCAAACAGTATGGAAAGAGATACAATAAGCCATCTCTTCATCTCAGCACCAAAGTACAGAAAGAGATGCTTGAATATACATGGCCTGGAAATATTAGGGAGCTAAGACATTGTATGGAGAAGGCAACCATACTGACAGATAGTGCTTGTATCGAAAGCCTCAACCTTACCAATGCCCAAGCTTCAGCTCCTCTTGAACTCTTAGATTTGGATCTTCATGAGATGGAGAAAAAGCTTATCTCACAACATCTACAAGCAGCAGAAGGCAACCTCTCAAGGGTCGCTTCCAAGCTAGGTATTACAAGACAAACCTTGTACAACAAACTAAAGAAACACAACCTATGA
- a CDS encoding efflux RND transporter periplasmic adaptor subunit — protein sequence MDRVIEKRWKFKMRYVVMLFVMLVIALTLYRLFWMEHMTVYKERKDRLITSQVSQGHFNDYISVNAKVAPISTIILDARIGGRVEAKYVEEGTMIEKGAVILKMSNPDLHQSILNSEAQLAEKSNFLRNTMVTMEQEKLNIKKTLLTLEFEIKNRQRKWEQNRFLFQDSLISKDQYIDAKEAYDYAVRSFDLYKERQCQDSIYRTNQLEQMNRSLDNMRENLKLVQQRKNALEVKAPISGQLTTLDVEVGQSVMKGRTLGQVDILSDFKIVTLIDEHYIDKVHVGQEASLKRGDMTFKLKVRKVYPEVKEGKFKTELLFVGEKPERLRRGQSYYIDLRLGEEKSSLLVERGPFYLDCGGNWVYVLSEDGNRAIKREVKLGRQNPEYYEVVDGLKEGETIIISPYQKYGSSELLKLIN from the coding sequence ATGGATCGCGTTATAGAAAAGAGATGGAAGTTTAAAATGCGCTATGTCGTCATGCTTTTCGTTATGTTAGTGATAGCATTAACTCTTTATCGACTCTTTTGGATGGAGCATATGACAGTGTATAAAGAGAGAAAAGATCGATTGATCACATCCCAAGTGTCCCAAGGACATTTTAATGACTATATATCGGTGAATGCCAAAGTGGCTCCAATATCTACTATTATTTTAGATGCTCGCATAGGCGGAAGAGTAGAAGCAAAATATGTGGAAGAGGGTACGATGATTGAAAAAGGAGCGGTGATTCTAAAGATGAGCAACCCCGACCTGCATCAAAGCATACTCAATAGTGAGGCGCAGTTGGCTGAAAAGAGTAACTTCTTGCGCAACACGATGGTCACTATGGAGCAGGAGAAGTTGAATATAAAGAAAACGCTTCTTACTTTAGAGTTCGAAATAAAAAATAGACAACGCAAGTGGGAACAGAATAGATTTCTATTTCAAGATAGTTTGATATCCAAAGATCAATATATCGACGCTAAAGAGGCATATGATTATGCCGTTCGTAGCTTTGATCTTTACAAGGAGAGACAGTGTCAAGATTCGATTTATAGAACCAACCAGTTGGAGCAGATGAATAGGAGCTTAGATAACATGAGAGAGAATCTAAAATTGGTGCAACAGCGTAAAAATGCACTAGAAGTCAAAGCTCCTATTTCGGGTCAGTTAACCACATTAGATGTGGAGGTTGGGCAATCGGTCATGAAAGGACGGACGCTAGGACAAGTCGATATTCTTAGTGATTTTAAGATCGTGACGCTGATCGACGAACACTATATTGACAAGGTTCATGTGGGGCAAGAGGCCTCTTTGAAAAGAGGCGATATGACTTTTAAATTAAAGGTGCGAAAAGTCTACCCTGAGGTAAAAGAGGGGAAGTTTAAGACCGAACTTCTCTTTGTAGGAGAAAAGCCAGAGAGGCTCAGAAGGGGACAATCCTACTATATCGATCTTCGGTTGGGAGAAGAGAAGAGCTCTTTGTTGGTCGAGAGGGGACCTTTCTATCTAGATTGTGGAGGAAACTGGGTATATGTTCTTTCTGAAGATGGCAATCGTGCCATTAAAAGAGAGGTGAAGTTGGGACGACAAAACCCCGAATATTATGAGGTGGTCGATGGTCTTAAAGAGGGCGAAACAATAATTATATCACCGTATCAAAAGTATGGTAGTAGTGAACTTTTAAAACTAATCAATTAA
- a CDS encoding PAS domain-containing sensor histidine kinase → MRIPNLFVHLAGSIIGIILSSMGILYGIIFSYHLVWLLCSIFCGYLCYASIRKVYSELQKIDHYLLGILNKDSSMKIDDQKGSPVSRDIATKINQIVQLYKENKQEILHKELYYSAIIDKSNTGLFSYGEDDRVIDCNPKAKQLLGLENLHHIQSLNKINTSIPTFLKDQIKSNKQQKHLFEGDNSKLLFNTSELIIDGKRISIVAVHDITLELNRNETEAWIKLSRTLSHEIMNAMTPMISLSNVILGYFKQGDQNATIDTIGQQQIDNAVKALNIIEDQAKGLVQFVNNYRQFTILPEPEPIAFNIKEQFDSQLLLYKEMPHADKVDIICNIPEESALFCDAKLLHHVMMNIIKNALESFNFAVQKYPKIIIESHQRYNRTHITITNNGMPIDRETEKQIFTPFYTTKESGSGIGLSLSKQLVIKMGGNLTLNTNTTNTEFIIQLPS, encoded by the coding sequence ATGAGAATCCCAAATCTATTTGTTCATCTGGCAGGAAGTATCATAGGAATCATTCTTTCAAGCATGGGAATCCTCTATGGGATAATATTCTCTTATCACCTCGTATGGCTACTATGCTCCATCTTTTGTGGTTATCTATGTTACGCCAGTATCAGAAAGGTATACAGTGAGCTACAGAAGATCGATCACTACCTGCTCGGCATCCTCAATAAAGACTCCTCGATGAAAATAGATGATCAGAAAGGAAGCCCAGTATCACGTGATATTGCAACAAAGATCAACCAGATTGTTCAACTATACAAAGAGAACAAACAGGAGATCCTACATAAAGAGCTATACTATAGTGCCATTATAGACAAATCAAATACTGGACTGTTCTCATATGGAGAAGACGATAGAGTGATTGATTGTAACCCCAAAGCAAAGCAACTTCTTGGGCTAGAGAACTTACATCATATTCAGTCATTAAACAAAATAAACACCTCTATACCCACCTTCTTAAAGGATCAAATAAAGAGTAACAAGCAACAAAAGCATCTGTTTGAAGGAGACAACAGTAAGCTTCTCTTTAACACCTCAGAGCTCATTATCGATGGAAAGAGAATCTCTATAGTCGCAGTGCATGATATCACTCTCGAACTAAATAGGAATGAGACAGAAGCATGGATCAAGTTGTCTAGAACCTTATCCCATGAGATCATGAATGCCATGACACCCATGATATCCCTCTCCAACGTGATCTTGGGATACTTTAAACAAGGGGATCAAAATGCGACCATTGACACAATTGGTCAGCAACAGATCGATAATGCCGTAAAAGCCCTTAATATCATCGAAGATCAGGCAAAAGGGCTCGTGCAGTTTGTTAACAATTACCGTCAGTTCACCATCTTACCAGAGCCAGAACCAATAGCCTTCAATATAAAAGAGCAGTTTGATTCACAGCTCCTTCTCTACAAAGAGATGCCTCATGCTGACAAAGTAGATATCATATGTAATATTCCAGAAGAATCAGCTCTATTTTGTGATGCCAAACTACTTCATCATGTCATGATGAACATCATCAAGAACGCCTTAGAGTCATTTAACTTCGCTGTTCAGAAATATCCTAAGATTATTATTGAGAGTCACCAGCGATATAATCGAACCCACATAACCATTACAAATAACGGAATGCCAATAGATAGAGAGACAGAGAAACAGATCTTTACGCCATTCTATACCACCAAAGAGAGTGGATCAGGCATAGGGCTTAGTCTAAGTAAGCAGCTGGTCATCAAAATGGGAGGAAACCTGACGCTCAACACCAATACGACCAATACTGAATTTATCATTCAACTACCAAGCTAG
- a CDS encoding ABC transporter permease yields the protein MKNKIDRFIQDYKKALLTNTINLLGMAIGLAVVILIGWWTLVELSFDRFHDGVDETYRVMVEGVYNDEKDIDPTVSPCFSTELPKMMPDIKEFTSVVQESVKMVKAEGKSFYQSDIGMASSNFFTFFDFPLLFGDKNQCLNAYDKIVIDEVTALKLYGKRDAIGKIFEFQGHTFKVSAIMKEMPSNSSIRLRVVGSVAFIYKAYPWARATWSGFDRFSTYYKFIPRTDLAALADKMTKKIYEVEPEEQRNKVKVIFQPLKEVHLYSPSDRYKRLIILVSLATLILVISCLNFSNLFVFTSLSQLKRIAIRRIYGASTFSIIRSLYWRSLVYVLLSCGLGLILSVGMSSLFNEVLGTVIHFDFTNPILWAFLFIVIIIVSVVTTLYPACVVLKSNEIESLKGTALHVGNKKVQKLFIVVQFTVSIALLSYVMMVNQQFRFLDQRDNGLKQDNVVFFNALGEMPKKYQLFKKFVTNSDNQQGCCYSSTSPASWDDGVMVALATTPTDKIHAEYAWVSRNYFDFLGIDVQGDCFDSSKECNNLVVINRAAVERLHLKDAIGKRVILTGETFLVAGVTSEVHRDPFNALDYPLVYRYYSFTNLSADDYIMVRTTGESQTALRWVEAQWNKVNPNLPFRYEILSETFKLKYAHQNNQNRMMSLLMIIALIISLIGMFAMANFTVESRRKEFAIRRVNGASTAKIFALQVLDFMIPIFLSYILSIPLFLFFSDQFLSLFAFKVTIGVWNYIIPLVIVLSVSLVAVLFQCIKASRTNPIEVLRYE from the coding sequence ATGAAAAATAAAATAGATCGTTTTATACAAGATTATAAAAAAGCCCTTCTTACCAATACCATCAATCTTTTGGGTATGGCTATAGGTCTGGCTGTAGTGATACTTATTGGCTGGTGGACTCTTGTAGAGCTCAGTTTTGATCGCTTTCATGATGGTGTAGACGAGACATATCGTGTAATGGTCGAAGGGGTCTACAATGATGAGAAGGATATTGACCCTACTGTCTCTCCTTGTTTCTCTACTGAACTTCCTAAGATGATGCCAGATATCAAAGAATTTACTTCGGTTGTACAGGAAAGTGTTAAGATGGTGAAGGCTGAAGGTAAATCATTTTATCAATCGGATATTGGAATGGCATCCAGTAACTTCTTTACGTTCTTTGATTTCCCGCTTCTATTTGGTGATAAAAACCAATGTTTGAACGCTTATGATAAGATCGTAATTGATGAAGTTACCGCATTGAAGTTATATGGAAAGAGAGATGCAATAGGCAAGATATTTGAGTTTCAAGGACACACTTTTAAAGTCTCTGCCATCATGAAAGAGATGCCTTCTAATTCAAGCATACGTTTACGTGTAGTAGGCTCTGTAGCATTTATCTACAAAGCATATCCATGGGCACGAGCTACTTGGTCTGGATTTGATCGTTTCTCTACCTACTATAAGTTTATCCCACGAACAGATCTCGCAGCCTTAGCGGATAAGATGACAAAAAAGATTTATGAAGTTGAGCCGGAAGAACAACGGAATAAAGTTAAAGTCATTTTTCAGCCTTTGAAGGAGGTCCACCTTTATTCGCCATCAGATCGATACAAAAGACTTATCATACTTGTGAGTCTAGCAACTCTTATCTTGGTAATCTCCTGCTTGAACTTCTCTAACCTATTTGTCTTTACATCGTTGTCTCAATTGAAACGAATAGCGATACGTCGTATCTATGGGGCTTCAACGTTCTCGATCATTAGATCGCTCTATTGGAGGTCACTAGTCTATGTCTTATTGTCCTGTGGCTTAGGGCTAATCCTCTCCGTAGGTATGAGCTCCCTGTTTAATGAAGTATTGGGAACAGTAATACATTTTGATTTTACCAATCCAATACTATGGGCTTTTTTGTTTATCGTGATCATAATCGTAAGTGTGGTAACAACCCTATATCCAGCTTGCGTAGTGTTAAAGTCCAATGAGATAGAGAGCTTAAAAGGTACTGCTCTTCATGTCGGCAATAAGAAGGTTCAGAAACTGTTTATTGTCGTTCAATTTACGGTCTCTATTGCTCTACTGTCTTATGTGATGATGGTAAACCAACAGTTTCGTTTTTTGGACCAGAGGGATAATGGGTTGAAGCAAGACAATGTGGTTTTTTTCAATGCATTGGGAGAGATGCCCAAGAAGTATCAACTATTCAAAAAGTTTGTGACCAACTCAGACAACCAACAAGGGTGTTGCTACTCATCTACTTCTCCTGCAAGTTGGGATGATGGTGTAATGGTGGCATTAGCAACAACTCCAACAGATAAAATCCATGCGGAGTATGCATGGGTGTCACGAAACTATTTTGATTTCTTGGGGATAGATGTGCAGGGTGATTGCTTTGACTCTTCCAAGGAGTGCAATAACCTGGTTGTGATAAATAGAGCTGCAGTGGAGCGATTACATCTTAAAGATGCCATTGGCAAGAGAGTGATATTAACTGGAGAAACATTTCTTGTCGCTGGGGTTACATCCGAAGTCCATAGAGACCCTTTCAATGCTTTAGATTACCCACTAGTGTATCGCTATTATTCTTTTACAAATCTATCAGCCGATGACTATATCATGGTAAGAACTACCGGTGAGTCACAAACAGCATTAAGATGGGTTGAAGCCCAGTGGAATAAAGTCAATCCAAACCTTCCTTTTAGGTATGAAATCCTTTCAGAAACATTTAAGCTTAAATATGCCCATCAGAATAATCAAAATAGAATGATGTCACTGCTTATGATCATTGCTCTAATCATCTCGTTGATTGGAATGTTTGCCATGGCGAACTTTACAGTCGAGAGTCGAAGAAAAGAGTTTGCCATACGACGTGTTAATGGTGCCTCTACAGCAAAGATATTTGCCTTACAGGTATTGGACTTTATGATCCCAATATTTCTATCTTACATCCTCTCCATTCCTCTCTTCTTATTCTTTAGTGACCAATTCTTATCTCTATTTGCCTTCAAAGTTACTATCGGGGTATGGAACTATATTATACCATTGGTTATCGTCCTGTCAGTCTCCTTGGTCGCAGTTCTATTCCAATGTATCAAAGCCTCCAGAACTAATCCTATCGAGGTGTTGCGATATGAGTAA
- a CDS encoding ABC transporter ATP-binding protein encodes MIKMKAIDKVFRTEEIETVALNSIDFHVSKSEFVAIMGPSGCGKSTLMNILGLLDNPCGGSYELKSEEVSKLKERDRTKHRIGKIGFVFQNFNLIDDLTVEENVALPLEYLSNSRSERKRLVTDVLTRMNIAHRAKHYPKQLSGGQQQRVAIARAVVSSPDLILADEPTGNLDSKNGQEVMSLLTELHKSGTTVVMVTHSDRDASYADRVVHMLDGKVVVEKFKEA; translated from the coding sequence ATGATTAAAATGAAAGCCATCGATAAAGTGTTCCGTACGGAGGAGATTGAGACAGTGGCACTGAATAGTATAGATTTCCATGTCTCGAAGAGTGAATTTGTTGCCATTATGGGACCATCTGGTTGTGGGAAATCAACGTTAATGAACATCTTAGGGTTATTAGATAATCCATGTGGTGGAAGCTATGAGCTGAAGTCGGAAGAGGTCTCTAAGTTAAAAGAGCGAGATCGCACCAAGCATCGTATTGGGAAGATTGGATTTGTATTCCAAAACTTCAACTTGATTGACGATTTAACTGTAGAAGAGAATGTGGCTTTACCTTTAGAGTATCTGTCTAATTCACGTTCTGAACGTAAGCGCTTGGTCACTGATGTCTTAACCCGTATGAATATAGCTCACCGTGCAAAACACTATCCCAAACAACTGTCTGGAGGACAACAGCAGAGAGTCGCTATTGCGCGAGCCGTAGTATCTTCTCCTGATCTAATTCTAGCAGATGAGCCTACAGGAAACCTAGACTCAAAGAATGGACAAGAGGTGATGTCGTTACTTACAGAGCTACATAAATCAGGGACGACAGTTGTGATGGTAACCCATAGCGATCGCGATGCTAGCTATGCCGATAGAGTAGTGCATATGTTGGATGGTAAAGTTGTCGTGGAGAAATTCAAAGAAGCCTAA
- a CDS encoding ABC transporter permease → MKRKIARFIYDFKRELLSNSISILGLSIGLTTVILTSCWAMFEYSYDRFNDDFEKIYCVNARILYKGKKMQDNTLGSAYYLEAPKMMPEIESAAMVCQRNATLISYGTKKVMQNGIVAVSSNFFSFFTYPFLYGDPTSCLEKINHVVIDRETAIKIFGALNVIGKNMTYRGHLLQVSGVIENMPRNSHLQVHMLFNRETLYKFNPKWIDSWVYNDMFATYYKLGDHVDKNKLAKKIEAEVYDHCEGAKTFKIEVYLSSLEAQHLYNDENSIVAKQIHTLGFLSIIILIIACVNFSNVFISISILDGKRVALYKLFGASRWHIMYQYFKKVLVYVVIATIIALFMSYHLTSLFNEVFHADVELDFGNPSLWGLLLGAILFTTFISVLYPALWLSNYSIIDILSGRFRKVGKNVVQYLFMILQFVISIAFMIYVMGIERQLEFIESRNVGLKKENVIYFHAANNPTRCYEYFSQEAKRDDHLKEVCFASTLPSFFMSGNMAAPITDKENQFLVEQKKVSKNYMEFFGIEMTGQRFGSTVRDKSVIVNESMVHKLNLKEPLNKPFYLGDNKYIIQGVVKGIHYNYTDMVQYPVLYLPVDESQIKRYFTIMVRVDNESKENLQLVNTIWHKLEPNLDIYPSYLSESFGRLYQSQKDQRRMFSTAMVLAFLLSILGMFAMANLSVVMRQREFAIRRVNGATSRQIFLLQWFSFMKPIIISYVIALPIAYLFIERFLEDFALKVTIGIGVYLITALIVLFTTFVTVFYQGVKASRTNPIEVLRYE, encoded by the coding sequence ATGAAAAGAAAGATAGCACGTTTTATATATGATTTTAAAAGAGAACTCCTCTCTAATAGTATCAGTATTCTGGGTCTCAGTATTGGTTTAACGACGGTGATATTGACCAGTTGTTGGGCAATGTTTGAATATAGTTATGACCGCTTTAACGACGATTTCGAGAAGATATACTGTGTGAATGCTCGTATTTTGTATAAGGGCAAAAAGATGCAGGATAATACGTTAGGGTCGGCTTATTACTTAGAAGCACCGAAAATGATGCCTGAGATTGAGAGTGCTGCGATGGTCTGTCAAAGAAATGCTACGCTGATCTCCTATGGCACCAAAAAGGTGATGCAAAACGGTATTGTGGCAGTGTCGTCTAACTTCTTCTCTTTCTTTACTTACCCCTTTCTTTATGGCGATCCAACATCTTGTTTAGAAAAGATTAACCATGTGGTCATTGATAGAGAGACGGCGATAAAGATATTCGGAGCATTAAATGTTATTGGAAAGAACATGACATATCGTGGTCATCTGTTGCAAGTCTCTGGGGTGATAGAGAATATGCCACGAAACTCACATCTTCAAGTCCATATGCTTTTTAACCGAGAAACTCTCTATAAGTTCAATCCTAAATGGATCGATTCATGGGTCTATAATGATATGTTTGCTACCTATTATAAGCTTGGAGATCATGTGGATAAAAACAAGCTTGCAAAGAAGATAGAGGCAGAGGTATATGATCACTGTGAGGGAGCCAAAACATTTAAGATAGAGGTCTATTTAAGTTCACTGGAAGCGCAGCATCTTTATAATGATGAGAATTCGATTGTTGCCAAACAGATACATACCTTAGGCTTTTTATCGATCATTATTTTGATTATAGCATGTGTGAATTTCTCCAATGTGTTTATTTCGATCTCCATACTAGATGGGAAGAGGGTGGCACTATATAAGTTATTTGGTGCTTCTCGTTGGCACATCATGTATCAATATTTCAAAAAAGTGCTGGTATATGTGGTTATCGCTACTATCATTGCACTGTTTATGTCCTACCATTTGACCTCATTATTCAATGAGGTGTTTCATGCCGATGTTGAATTGGATTTTGGAAACCCTTCGTTATGGGGACTACTATTGGGGGCAATACTTTTTACAACTTTTATCTCCGTACTTTATCCTGCATTGTGGTTATCTAACTACTCGATTATTGATATTCTATCTGGACGCTTTCGTAAGGTGGGCAAAAATGTAGTACAATATCTCTTTATGATTCTTCAGTTTGTGATCTCTATTGCTTTTATGATTTATGTGATGGGCATCGAGCGACAATTAGAGTTTATCGAAAGTCGGAATGTGGGGCTGAAAAAAGAGAATGTAATCTACTTTCATGCTGCCAACAACCCTACTCGATGTTATGAATATTTCTCTCAAGAAGCCAAAAGAGACGATCATCTTAAAGAGGTCTGTTTTGCTTCGACACTACCATCTTTTTTTATGAGTGGTAATATGGCTGCTCCCATAACTGATAAGGAGAATCAATTTCTTGTGGAACAGAAGAAAGTCTCGAAGAACTATATGGAGTTCTTTGGAATAGAGATGACAGGACAGCGGTTCGGATCTACTGTTCGAGATAAAAGTGTTATTGTGAATGAGTCAATGGTTCATAAGTTAAATCTCAAAGAACCATTAAATAAACCGTTCTATCTTGGGGATAATAAATATATCATACAGGGGGTTGTAAAGGGCATACATTACAATTATACCGACATGGTACAGTACCCTGTTTTGTACTTGCCGGTGGACGAAAGTCAAATAAAAAGGTATTTTACTATAATGGTTCGCGTAGACAATGAATCTAAAGAGAATCTACAGTTGGTGAATACTATTTGGCATAAACTGGAGCCCAATCTAGATATTTATCCCAGTTATCTATCGGAATCATTTGGTCGTTTATACCAGAGTCAAAAAGATCAAAGACGGATGTTTAGTACAGCCATGGTGTTGGCATTTCTACTATCCATACTCGGGATGTTTGCTATGGCAAATCTATCGGTGGTGATGAGACAAAGAGAATTTGCCATCAGAAGAGTCAATGGAGCCACTTCAAGGCAGATATTCCTATTGCAATGGTTCTCATTTATGAAACCCATTATCATCTCTTATGTGATTGCATTACCCATAGCATATCTCTTCATAGAGCGCTTTTTAGAAGACTTTGCCCTAAAAGTGACTATTGGTATAGGTGTATACCTGATAACGGCTCTAATCGTCTTATTTACGACTTTTGTTACTGTTTTCTATCAAGGAGTGAAAGCTTCCAGAACCAATCCTATCGAGGTGTTGCGATATGAGTAA